A single window of Solanum dulcamara chromosome 5, daSolDulc1.2, whole genome shotgun sequence DNA harbors:
- the LOC129890629 gene encoding uncharacterized protein LOC129890629, translating to MWELQGEVPWCMLFADDIVLIDETRSGVNDKLEDWRRTLESKGFKLSRTKTEYLECKFSETPQEVGAEVRLGDQAIQKRSSFKYLGSIMQDSGEIDEDVTHRIGAGWMKWRLASGVLCDKKVPPQLKGKFYKVVVRPAMLYGAECWPVKVSHMQRMKVAEMRMLRWMCGHTRSDKIRNEAIREKVGVASVEDKMRETRLRWFGHVKRRVLDAPVRRCERLAMDCFRRGRGRPKKYWGEVIRQDMAHLRLTEDMTLDRRVWRAHIRVEG from the coding sequence ttcaaggtgaggtgccatggtgtatgctttttgcggacgacatagtcctcatcgatgagactcgtagcggagttaacgataagctggaagattggagacgcaccttggagtctaagggatttaagctgagtaggaccaagacagagtacctagagtgcaagttcagtgagacacctcaagaggttggcgcggaagttaggctcggggaccaagccatccagaagagaagtagttttaagtatcttggttctatcatgcaagacagcggagagatcgacgaggatgtcacacaccgtattggggcagggtggatgaaatggaggctcgcctccggtgtgttatgtgacaagaaggtgccaccacaacttaagggcaagttctacaaagtggtcgttagaccagctatgttgtatggggcggagtgttggccagttaaggtctcccacatGCAAaggatgaaggttgccgagatgagaatgttgagatggatgtgtgggcataccaggagtgacaagattagaaatgaggctattcgagaaaaggtaggagtggcctcggtggaagacaagatgcgggaaacgcgactgagatggtttggacatgtgaagaggagagtcctagatgcaccagtgcggagatgtgagaggctggccatggattgtttcagaagaggtaggggtaggccgaagaaatattggggagaggtgatcagacaggacatggcgcatttacgacttaccgaggacatgaccctagataggagggtgtggagggcacacat